In Pleurocapsa sp. PCC 7319, the following are encoded in one genomic region:
- the hypB gene encoding hydrogenase nickel incorporation protein HypB: MCVTCGCSGDAHVTLTNSQTGKINLVETENDTPHTHKLSDGTTITHSHRGLSHTLSPINVSQIHAQMHGRKISLEQDILKKNNLIAAQNRHWFQARNILALNLVSSPGSGKTTLLTRTIEDLKAEISFSVIEGDQETVNDAQKIRETGCQVVQINTGTGCHLEANMVQKGCQDLDPQPNSIVAIENVGNLVCPALFDLGEYAKVAILSVTEGDDKPIKYPHMFRASKVMILTKIDLLPYVQFNVDRCLQYARQVNPKLKIFQVSTVTGKGLNSWYEWLKAR; the protein is encoded by the coding sequence ATGTGTGTAACTTGCGGTTGTTCTGGTGATGCTCATGTTACTCTTACTAATTCTCAAACTGGGAAGATTAACTTAGTGGAGACGGAGAACGATACACCCCATACCCACAAGTTATCTGACGGAACGACAATTACTCACTCTCATCGGGGACTGTCTCACACTTTATCTCCCATCAACGTTTCTCAGATCCACGCTCAGATGCACGGCAGAAAAATTAGTTTAGAGCAAGATATCCTCAAGAAAAATAACCTTATTGCTGCTCAAAATCGTCACTGGTTTCAAGCCCGCAATATTTTGGCACTTAACTTAGTTAGTTCCCCTGGTTCAGGGAAAACTACCCTCTTAACCCGCACAATTGAAGACTTAAAAGCGGAAATTTCTTTCAGTGTCATAGAAGGCGATCAAGAAACAGTCAATGATGCTCAAAAAATTCGCGAAACTGGTTGCCAAGTAGTACAAATTAATACAGGAACAGGCTGTCACCTAGAAGCAAACATGGTACAAAAAGGCTGCCAGGATCTAGACCCACAACCGAATTCTATAGTGGCGATCGAGAATGTCGGCAATCTCGTTTGTCCTGCTTTATTTGATTTAGGAGAATATGCCAAGGTAGCTATCCTCTCGGTCACAGAAGGTGATGATAAGCCGATTAAATATCCTCATATGTTCCGAGCTAGTAAGGTTATGATTCTAACCAAGATCGACTTACTACCCTATGTGCAGTTTAATGTTGATCGCTGCTTGCAATATGCTCGACAGGTTAACCCCAAGCTGAAAATTTTCCAAGTTTCTACTGTGACAGGAAAGGGACTTAATAGTTGGTACGAGTGGTTAAAAGCTCGGTAA
- a CDS encoding DUF554 domain-containing protein translates to MSLDFWAKTSGTWINFFTVAIGTSLGLILKDRLSSKIQTIITQGIGLLTIWIGLSMANSMSKVQAGGIDGAILGLLAIVLGGILGEWLQIEEKLTAIGDWLKKKFRGQGLFTEGFVASSLLFCVGPMTLIGSLNNGLNGDNTLLTLKATMDGLVSIALANIYGIGVGFSTLVILIYQGGLSLIAGLIANTIPDPEHSPYILIITGVGGLMILAIGCNLLSIVKIRVASFLPAIAFAPLMYYLGNFVGR, encoded by the coding sequence ATGAGCTTAGACTTTTGGGCAAAAACCAGTGGGACTTGGATTAATTTTTTTACTGTGGCGATCGGTACAAGTTTAGGTTTAATCCTAAAAGATCGCCTCTCATCCAAGATTCAAACTATTATCACTCAAGGTATCGGTTTACTCACGATATGGATTGGCTTAAGTATGGCAAACAGTATGAGTAAAGTACAAGCTGGAGGAATAGACGGAGCAATACTAGGACTTTTAGCAATAGTTTTAGGAGGCATACTGGGTGAATGGTTACAAATTGAAGAAAAGTTAACTGCAATTGGAGATTGGCTCAAAAAGAAATTTCGCGGTCAAGGGTTGTTTACTGAGGGTTTTGTTGCTAGTAGTTTATTGTTTTGTGTCGGTCCCATGACTTTGATTGGTAGTTTGAATAATGGTTTAAATGGGGACAATACCTTGTTAACCCTCAAAGCCACAATGGATGGATTGGTTTCCATTGCCCTGGCTAATATTTATGGGATTGGGGTTGGTTTTTCGACTTTAGTCATCTTAATTTATCAAGGTGGTCTATCTTTAATTGCCGGCTTGATTGCCAATACTATCCCCGATCCCGAGCATAGTCCTTATATTTTGATTATTACGGGAGTTGGGGGATTAATGATCTTGGCGATTGGCTGTAATTTATTGTCAATTGTTAAAATTCGGGTCGCTTCTTTTCTACCGGCGATCGCTTTTGCTCCCCTGATGTATTATTTAGGAAATTTTGTGGGACGCTAA
- a CDS encoding DUF4327 family protein has product MATATAFPSLSTRYSIDTLKDEARQLIETGIVSRQQTIYTLCKYIPAREWVKVECELERCDYLLRDPIGDLVCCDNWESD; this is encoded by the coding sequence ATGGCCACTGCTACTGCATTCCCCTCCCTTTCTACTAGATATTCAATTGACACCTTAAAAGATGAAGCTCGGCAATTAATTGAAACAGGTATTGTCAGTCGTCAGCAAACTATTTATACACTCTGTAAATACATCCCCGCTCGTGAATGGGTCAAGGTTGAATGTGAGTTAGAAAGATGCGACTATTTACTCCGCGATCCAATTGGGGATTTAGTCTGTTGTGATAACTGGGAAAGTGACTAA
- the rbfA gene encoding 30S ribosome-binding factor RbfA, which produces MANSRRVARVAALIKREVSQMLLSEIKDDRVGAGMVSVTDVDVSGDLQHAKIFVSIYGTEEAKIETMAGLESSVNYVRKELGSRMQLRRTPTVKFLQDLSLERGDNMLDLLNKISQERQAKSEKVELGEES; this is translated from the coding sequence ATGGCTAATAGTCGTCGTGTGGCTCGTGTAGCTGCTTTAATCAAGCGGGAGGTAAGCCAGATGTTACTCAGTGAAATCAAAGACGATCGCGTTGGGGCGGGAATGGTCAGTGTCACTGATGTTGATGTTTCAGGAGATCTGCAACATGCCAAAATCTTTGTCAGTATTTATGGCACAGAAGAAGCCAAAATTGAAACAATGGCAGGTTTAGAGTCTTCGGTAAATTATGTTCGCAAAGAATTGGGGAGTCGGATGCAATTAAGACGCACTCCAACTGTCAAGTTTCTGCAAGATCTTTCTTTAGAAAGGGGAGACAATATGTTGGATCTACTCAACAAGATTAGTCAAGAAAGACAAGCTAAGTCAGAGAAAGTAGAATTAGGCGAAGAATCATAA
- a CDS encoding thioredoxin domain-containing protein, giving the protein MTNHLESSPSLYLQKHVHNPINWWYWCEAALEEAKQENKPIFLSIGYSSCHWCTVMEGEAFSDRAIADYLNTHFLPIKVDREERPDIDSIYMQALQMMTGQGGWPLNIFLNPEDLVPFYGGTYFPVEPKYGRPGFLEILTAIRRFYDHEPEKLTAFKTEILSNLQKSTLLPLNQENSLNQQLLHQGISVNTAVLQPNDLGRPSFPMIPYATIALRGSRFQEEYTYNPQALSQQRGLDLVLGGIYDHVGGGFHRYTVDNTWTVPHFEKMLYDNGQILEYLADLWSSGLQQPAVSRAIAGTVEWLQREMTRPKGYFYAAQDADNFTAPEEAEPEEGDFYVWSYGDLESLLSATELTELQREFTVTTQGNFEGKNVLQRSGDGVLSDNVIQALAKLFTIRYGQPATEIDIFSPAKNNQEAKTKEWLGRIPPVTDTKAIAAWNSLMISGLARAYGVFKEQSYLDLATNAVQFILQNQWLEGRFQRLNYDGMATVPAQSEDYALFIKALLDIQTACPNDAQWLEQALKIQEEFDELLWSIETGGYFNNSTDAGKELLVRERSYMDNATPSANGVAIANLVRLSLLTDNLEYRDRAQQGLQAFSSVMGKSPTACPSLFTALDWFLHGTSVKTSIEYVEQLSSNYLPTTVFRVETDLPQGATAIVCQGTSCLEPATTIEQVFKQIKSV; this is encoded by the coding sequence ATGACAAATCATCTTGAGTCGAGTCCCAGTCTTTATTTACAAAAGCACGTCCACAATCCGATTAATTGGTGGTATTGGTGTGAAGCCGCTTTAGAGGAAGCTAAACAAGAAAATAAGCCGATTTTTCTCTCTATTGGCTACTCTAGCTGTCACTGGTGTACGGTGATGGAAGGAGAAGCTTTTTCGGATCGAGCGATCGCCGATTATTTAAACACTCATTTCCTACCGATCAAAGTAGACCGAGAAGAACGACCAGACATCGATAGCATTTATATGCAAGCTTTGCAGATGATGACTGGTCAAGGGGGTTGGCCATTGAATATTTTTCTCAATCCTGAAGATTTAGTTCCCTTTTATGGCGGTACTTATTTCCCAGTTGAACCGAAATATGGTCGTCCCGGTTTTTTGGAGATTCTTACAGCAATCCGTCGTTTTTATGACCACGAGCCAGAAAAACTGACTGCTTTTAAAACAGAAATTTTAAGCAACCTTCAAAAGTCCACTTTGTTGCCGCTTAACCAAGAAAATAGTTTAAACCAGCAATTGCTGCATCAGGGGATTTCAGTTAATACCGCAGTACTACAGCCCAATGATTTGGGTCGTCCCAGTTTCCCCATGATTCCCTATGCAACTATTGCCTTACGGGGTAGCAGGTTTCAGGAAGAATATACTTATAATCCCCAGGCATTATCTCAACAGCGAGGACTAGATTTGGTCTTGGGTGGTATCTATGACCATGTAGGAGGTGGATTTCACCGTTACACCGTAGATAATACCTGGACAGTGCCTCATTTTGAGAAGATGCTTTACGATAATGGTCAAATATTAGAGTATTTAGCTGATTTGTGGAGTAGTGGCTTACAACAACCTGCCGTCAGCAGAGCGATCGCTGGGACAGTAGAGTGGTTACAACGGGAAATGACCCGTCCCAAGGGGTACTTTTATGCTGCCCAAGATGCAGACAATTTTACTGCTCCAGAAGAGGCTGAACCGGAAGAAGGGGATTTTTATGTCTGGAGTTATGGTGATTTGGAATCCTTGTTGAGCGCAACAGAATTGACTGAATTACAACGAGAATTTACAGTTACGACTCAAGGTAACTTCGAGGGAAAAAATGTCCTACAACGCTCTGGAGATGGAGTACTATCAGATAACGTTATTCAAGCATTAGCCAAATTATTTACCATCCGCTACGGACAACCAGCGACGGAAATAGATATTTTTTCCCCTGCCAAAAATAACCAGGAAGCTAAAACTAAAGAATGGTTAGGGCGTATTCCCCCCGTTACCGATACCAAAGCGATCGCCGCTTGGAATAGTTTAATGATTTCAGGATTAGCCAGAGCCTATGGAGTTTTTAAAGAGCAATCATACCTAGATTTAGCGACTAATGCAGTGCAGTTTATCCTACAAAACCAATGGCTAGAGGGTCGATTTCAACGTCTTAACTATGATGGGATGGCTACAGTACCAGCGCAATCAGAAGACTATGCTTTATTTATCAAAGCTTTGTTAGATATTCAGACTGCTTGTCCAAATGATGCTCAATGGTTAGAACAAGCGCTCAAGATTCAAGAAGAATTTGATGAATTGCTTTGGAGCATCGAAACAGGTGGTTACTTCAATAATTCCACCGATGCAGGCAAAGAATTACTGGTAAGGGAACGAAGCTATATGGATAATGCCACCCCGTCTGCTAATGGAGTTGCGATCGCCAATTTAGTTCGTCTTTCCTTGTTAACTGACAATTTAGAATATCGCGATCGCGCTCAACAAGGATTACAAGCATTTAGTTCGGTCATGGGAAAATCTCCCACCGCCTGTCCTAGTTTGTTTACTGCTTTAGATTGGTTTCTGCATGGCACAAGTGTTAAAACTAGCATTGAATATGTAGAGCAATTAAGTTCTAACTATTTACCTACTACTGTCTTTCGGGTTGAAACGGATTTACCTCAAGGAGCGACAGCTATAGTTTGCCAAGGTACATCTTGTCTTGAACCTGCAACTACTATTGAGCAGGTATTTAAACAGATAAAATCTGTTTGA
- the hypA gene encoding hydrogenase maturation nickel metallochaperone HypA gives MHELGITENIVAIAVEYAQGLPVKQVTLEIGQLSAVMPDAIRFCFDVCCRDTVLEGATLEIIELPGLGCCRHCETKTSLTQPYGICDRCGSVELEIIQGEELKIKEMEVDDLCV, from the coding sequence TTAGGAATTACGGAAAATATAGTGGCGATCGCTGTAGAATATGCTCAAGGATTACCCGTCAAACAAGTTACCTTGGAAATAGGACAACTCTCAGCAGTCATGCCCGATGCAATTCGCTTTTGTTTTGATGTTTGTTGTCGAGATACAGTATTAGAAGGAGCAACCCTGGAAATTATTGAACTTCCAGGTTTAGGTTGCTGTCGGCACTGTGAAACAAAAACATCTCTAACTCAACCCTACGGTATTTGCGATCGCTGTGGCAGTGTAGAGTTGGAAATTATCCAAGGCGAAGAATTAAAAATTAAAGAAATGGAGGTGGATGATCTATGTGTGTAA
- a CDS encoding pentapeptide repeat-containing protein produces MANPEHIALIKQGAAVWNSWYKKHKKVIPDLAKANLHNLSLSGINLKRADLNHANFSNSDLTKAQLTNANLRGANFLGADLQNANLKGADLDHVIFFQAKINLKTIISIKSRRVWEIVNNQTPDKNFAGYDLSNSNLFHADLSNADLRNAKLENVNFTNANLSNAYLYRADLTSANFQNANLKNAYFSHANLTNAYLGGALCCGTYFKDAELQFANLKTTKLSNKTMIDPKWYSVWEIVNRGAVKKNLSGADLSNANLQGVNFEEANLTNANLSHAILRRSNLERANLTNTALVGANICGVDLEQANLKGTKLKSVIGDRDTQLPLAFKSAKTNLIVQERPESKIPSVNTSRVDAVVNVSPDQNKSKNKSKSNNSIKGILLFLGVIGLIIAGSYLFLSEKTDLTFPQTLQPWKQKPEQLIPAN; encoded by the coding sequence ATGGCAAACCCAGAACACATAGCATTAATCAAGCAAGGTGCAGCAGTATGGAATAGCTGGTACAAAAAACATAAAAAAGTAATTCCAGATTTAGCTAAAGCGAATCTTCATAATCTTAGTTTAAGTGGTATTAATTTAAAAAGAGCCGATCTTAACCACGCAAATTTTAGCAATTCCGACTTAACTAAAGCACAGTTAACTAATGCTAATTTGAGAGGAGCTAACTTTCTGGGAGCAGATTTACAAAATGCTAATTTGAAGGGAGCGGACTTAGATCATGTCATCTTTTTTCAAGCGAAAATAAATCTTAAAACTATAATTTCGATTAAAAGTCGTCGAGTTTGGGAAATTGTTAATAACCAAACTCCAGATAAAAATTTTGCTGGGTATGATTTGAGTAATTCCAATCTCTTTCATGCTGATTTGAGTAATGCCGACTTAAGAAATGCCAAATTAGAAAATGTCAATTTCACTAATGCTAATCTTAGTAATGCTTATTTATATAGAGCAGATTTAACGTCGGCAAATTTTCAGAATGCCAACTTAAAAAATGCTTATTTTAGTCATGCAAATCTAACTAACGCCTACTTGGGTGGAGCATTGTGTTGTGGAACGTATTTCAAAGATGCCGAACTACAATTTGCCAATCTGAAAACAACTAAACTAAGCAACAAAACGATGATCGATCCCAAATGGTATTCTGTTTGGGAAATAGTTAATCGGGGCGCAGTCAAGAAAAACTTAAGCGGTGCAGATCTGAGCAATGCTAATCTTCAGGGAGTCAACTTTGAAGAAGCAAATCTAACTAATGCCAATTTGAGCCATGCTATTTTACGTCGTAGTAATCTTGAACGAGCTAATTTAACTAATACCGCCCTAGTTGGTGCCAATATTTGCGGTGTTGATTTGGAGCAAGCCAATCTCAAAGGTACGAAATTAAAATCAGTAATTGGCGATCGCGATACTCAGTTGCCACTAGCATTTAAATCGGCTAAAACTAATCTGATTGTTCAAGAAAGACCAGAAAGCAAAATTCCATCTGTTAATACTTCTAGAGTTGATGCAGTAGTTAATGTATCGCCAGACCAAAATAAATCGAAAAATAAGTCTAAGTCCAATAATAGTATTAAAGGCATATTATTATTTTTAGGAGTTATCGGCTTAATTATTGCTGGCTCTTACCTGTTTCTGAGTGAAAAAACCGATTTAACATTCCCACAAACCTTACAACCCTGGAAACAAAAACCAGAGCAATTAATCCCTGCAAATTAG
- the glgB gene encoding 1,4-alpha-glucan branching enzyme, producing MSSTIAPEQVNQIVHNLHQDPFEVLGRHPYEQNGTIQSWIIRAYLPDANAAWVVCPEERTEYPMQPMHNPHFFVCVVQNPQLSNYQLRIKEGDKERVIYDPYAFRSPKLTDLDIHLFAEGNHHRIYEKLGAHSTKIDGVEGVYFALWAPNARNASVLGDFNSWDGRKHQMRKGGSGIWELFIPEIAVGAAYKYEVKNWEGHIYEKSDPYGFQQEVRPKTASIVAELDSYKWNDDAWMEERRNSDPLAKPISVYELHLGSWLHASADEPTQLLSGESEPIPVSEWKQEARFLSYYELVDKLIPYVKELGYTHIELLPIAEHPFDGSWGYQVTGYYAPTSRFGNPEDLMYFIDQCHQNNIGVIVDWVPGHFPKDGHGLAFFDGTHLYEHADPRQGEHKEWGTLVFNYNRNEVRNFLVANALFWFDKYHIDGIRVDAVASMLYLNYCRKDGEWIANEYGGAENIEAANFLRQVNSLLFSYFPGVLSIAEESTSWPMVSWPTYTGGLGFNMKWNMGWMHDMLDYFNMDPWFRQFHQNNLTFSMWYHHSENYMLALSHDEIVHGKSNIIGKMPGDEWQKFANVRCLFTYMFTHPGKKTMFMSMEFAQWSEWNVWADLEWHLLQYDRHQTLKQFFCDLNGIYKSEPALYSRDFEEEGFEWIDCSDNRHSVIAFIRRSKDPNEFVIAVCNFTPQPHSHYRIGVPEQGFYTEMFNSDARKYGGSNMGNLGGKWTDEWSFHNMPYSLDLCLPPLGVLILKIDRQKTQAALQGK from the coding sequence ATGTCATCAACCATTGCTCCCGAACAAGTCAATCAAATCGTTCATAATCTTCATCAAGATCCATTTGAAGTATTAGGTCGTCATCCTTATGAACAAAACGGTACGATTCAAAGTTGGATAATTCGTGCTTATCTGCCCGATGCCAATGCAGCTTGGGTAGTTTGTCCCGAAGAAAGAACTGAGTATCCAATGCAGCCAATGCACAACCCTCATTTCTTTGTTTGTGTAGTCCAGAATCCCCAACTAAGTAACTATCAACTGCGAATTAAAGAAGGAGATAAAGAAAGGGTAATTTATGATCCCTATGCTTTTCGTTCGCCAAAACTTACCGATTTAGATATTCACCTATTTGCTGAAGGCAATCATCATCGCATCTACGAAAAATTGGGCGCACATTCCACTAAAATCGATGGCGTTGAGGGAGTCTATTTTGCTCTCTGGGCTCCTAATGCTCGTAATGCTTCTGTATTAGGTGATTTTAATAGCTGGGATGGTAGAAAGCACCAGATGCGCAAAGGTGGCAGTGGTATTTGGGAATTATTCATCCCCGAAATTGCTGTCGGTGCAGCGTATAAATACGAAGTAAAAAATTGGGAAGGGCATATCTATGAAAAGTCCGATCCCTACGGCTTTCAACAAGAAGTGAGACCCAAAACAGCCTCCATTGTGGCTGAATTAGATAGTTATAAATGGAATGATGACGCCTGGATGGAAGAGCGACGCAATAGCGATCCTCTAGCTAAACCGATATCTGTATATGAACTCCATCTTGGTTCATGGTTACACGCTTCGGCAGATGAACCGACTCAGTTATTATCGGGAGAATCAGAGCCAATTCCTGTCTCAGAATGGAAACAGGAAGCTCGTTTTTTGAGCTATTACGAACTAGTAGATAAATTAATACCCTATGTTAAAGAGTTAGGCTATACTCACATTGAATTACTGCCAATTGCCGAACATCCTTTTGATGGTTCCTGGGGATATCAAGTAACGGGTTATTATGCTCCAACTTCTCGCTTTGGCAATCCCGAAGACTTAATGTACTTTATTGACCAATGCCATCAAAACAATATTGGGGTAATTGTAGATTGGGTTCCTGGTCATTTTCCTAAAGATGGTCACGGATTGGCTTTCTTTGATGGCACTCATCTTTATGAACACGCCGATCCTCGCCAGGGAGAACATAAGGAATGGGGAACGTTAGTCTTTAACTACAATCGCAACGAAGTACGCAACTTCTTAGTCGCCAATGCCTTATTTTGGTTTGACAAATATCATATTGATGGAATTCGGGTCGATGCGGTGGCTTCCATGCTGTACCTCAATTACTGTCGTAAGGATGGAGAATGGATTGCTAACGAATATGGCGGGGCAGAAAATATTGAAGCTGCTAACTTTTTACGTCAGGTAAATAGTCTTTTATTTAGCTACTTTCCAGGAGTACTTTCCATTGCCGAAGAATCTACTTCTTGGCCGATGGTATCTTGGCCTACCTATACTGGTGGCTTAGGCTTCAACATGAAGTGGAATATGGGGTGGATGCACGATATGTTGGATTATTTCAACATGGACCCTTGGTTCCGCCAATTCCATCAAAATAATCTTACCTTTAGTATGTGGTACCACCACAGCGAAAACTATATGCTGGCACTGTCTCACGATGAGATTGTCCACGGTAAGAGTAATATTATTGGGAAAATGCCTGGGGATGAGTGGCAGAAATTTGCTAACGTTCGCTGTCTATTTACCTATATGTTTACTCACCCAGGCAAAAAGACCATGTTTATGAGTATGGAATTTGCTCAGTGGAGTGAGTGGAATGTTTGGGCAGATTTAGAATGGCATTTGTTGCAGTACGATCGCCATCAAACTCTCAAACAATTCTTCTGCGATCTCAACGGAATTTATAAGAGTGAACCGGCTCTTTATAGTCGAGACTTTGAAGAAGAAGGTTTTGAGTGGATTGACTGTAGTGATAATCGTCATAGTGTTATTGCTTTCATTAGACGTAGCAAAGATCCTAACGAATTTGTTATCGCCGTCTGTAACTTTACTCCCCAACCCCACAGCCATTACCGTATTGGGGTCCCCGAACAGGGTTTCTACACTGAAATGTTTAATAGTGATGCGCGTAAGTACGGTGGTAGCAATATGGGTAACTTGGGTGGTAAATGGACGGATGAATGGTCTTTCCATAATATGCCCTATTCTTTGGATCTATGTTTACCGCCCTTGGGTGTATTAATCCTTAAAATAGACCGCCAGAAAACTCAAGCAGCTTTGCAAGGTAAATAA
- a CDS encoding glycoside hydrolase family 3 N-terminal domain-containing protein: MLKLPDWQSLSLKEQIAQMIVVRASGYHFDHQIRYPAWEANHTQLKQWLAELNLGGVILLGGSSVELQARSQQLQSWANIPLLIAADIEEGVGQRFPGATWFPPPMALGAIYEQNPSLAEQYATEMGRITAQEALAVGLNWLLSPVVDVNNNPDNPVINIRAFGDRPEVVSALSSAFITGTKSQSILTTAKHFPGHGDTTTDSHLDLPTLTHSEARLATVELPPFQQAIASGVDSVMTAHLMIPAWDRQYPATLSQTIVTEKLRKQFRFNGLVVTDALIMGGITKYAPPEEVAVNAIEAGTDILLMPDNPEVAIASIYQAVESGRITPTRIQQSLTRIWQAKQKVIQSRKPLPLTSELSSQQAQQTVDSILKDSLQIGGKIPLIPEAKTNARNLIVVDDVLNATYLDLHTPAIAIPQKLNYRRQIVDSSTLDCILSNLSPTLLQIFIRGNPFRGNAGLTVNARQIYQQLLQKGQVEALIIYGSPYVLHYFCDWIPEDLPWVHSYGQMPQSQAIALRTLFNLNLDVLTSESWSNFGF; the protein is encoded by the coding sequence GTGCTTAAATTACCAGATTGGCAAAGTTTATCGTTAAAAGAGCAAATTGCTCAAATGATTGTTGTTCGTGCCTCTGGTTATCATTTCGATCATCAAATTCGTTACCCTGCCTGGGAAGCTAACCATACTCAATTAAAACAATGGCTAGCAGAGTTGAACTTAGGTGGGGTAATTCTTTTGGGGGGTAGCAGCGTTGAATTACAAGCGCGATCGCAACAGTTGCAGTCTTGGGCAAATATTCCTTTACTAATCGCTGCAGATATCGAAGAGGGAGTAGGACAACGTTTTCCTGGGGCAACCTGGTTTCCTCCTCCGATGGCTTTGGGTGCAATTTATGAGCAAAATCCTAGTTTAGCAGAGCAATACGCTACGGAAATGGGTCGCATAACGGCACAAGAAGCTTTAGCAGTAGGCTTAAATTGGTTACTTTCCCCAGTGGTAGATGTCAATAATAATCCTGACAACCCCGTAATCAATATTCGTGCTTTTGGCGATCGCCCTGAAGTAGTTAGTGCCTTAAGTTCTGCATTTATTACTGGTACGAAGTCTCAATCTATTTTAACCACCGCCAAACACTTCCCAGGACACGGAGATACTACCACTGACTCTCATTTAGATTTACCTACCCTGACTCACTCAGAAGCCAGACTAGCAACTGTTGAATTGCCACCTTTCCAACAGGCGATCGCGAGTGGGGTTGACAGTGTGATGACTGCCCATCTAATGATTCCTGCCTGGGATCGACAATATCCTGCTACTTTGTCTCAGACAATCGTGACGGAAAAACTAAGAAAACAGTTCCGATTCAACGGTCTAGTAGTCACTGATGCCTTAATCATGGGAGGAATTACTAAATATGCGCCCCCTGAAGAAGTTGCTGTTAATGCAATTGAAGCAGGCACAGATATATTATTGATGCCTGATAATCCGGAAGTGGCGATCGCCTCTATTTATCAAGCAGTAGAATCAGGACGCATTACTCCAACTAGAATCCAGCAATCATTGACGCGTATTTGGCAAGCTAAACAGAAAGTAATCCAGTCAAGAAAGCCACTGCCATTGACTTCCGAGTTATCTAGTCAGCAAGCACAACAGACTGTCGATTCAATCCTCAAAGATTCATTGCAGATCGGAGGTAAGATACCTCTAATTCCTGAGGCTAAAACAAATGCACGCAATTTAATTGTGGTAGATGATGTCTTAAATGCTACTTATCTCGATCTTCATACTCCTGCTATTGCCATTCCTCAAAAGTTGAATTATCGAAGACAAATAGTAGATAGTAGTACCCTAGACTGTATTCTCTCCAACCTCAGCCCTACCCTGTTGCAAATATTTATTCGCGGCAATCCTTTTCGCGGTAATGCCGGTTTAACTGTTAATGCCAGACAAATTTATCAACAACTGCTTCAAAAAGGTCAAGTAGAGGCTTTAATTATTTATGGTAGTCCTTATGTATTGCATTACTTCTGTGATTGGATACCAGAAGATTTACCTTGGGTGCATAGCTACGGACAAATGCCACAATCACAGGCGATCGCTCTAAGAACTTTATTTAATCTCAATCTTGATGTGCTAACATCGGAATCCTGGTCAAATTTCGGGTTTTAA
- a CDS encoding glutathione S-transferase family protein, protein MPETITLYQFPRPGMVANLGFFCMKVEVFMRMTSIPYHIEEIFNPAQAPKGKLPYVIHQGQKIPDSSHIIEYLTSHFSITLNDHLNQEQLAIGHAVKIMLEERLRWCIVYSRWLDKRYSPSFQHIFLDLLPFPLRIIFPLLATKSKKRITTTLNSNGIGKFTPEEIYAFGNKDIDAVATIVGNQPYLLGEQPSSYDAIAYSFLANLIDVPIECPLNTFARDRETLRNYCQRMKSNYFSDL, encoded by the coding sequence ATGCCAGAAACAATAACTCTTTATCAATTTCCTCGTCCTGGAATGGTGGCAAACTTGGGTTTTTTCTGCATGAAGGTTGAAGTGTTTATGAGGATGACTTCTATTCCTTATCACATTGAAGAAATATTCAATCCAGCTCAAGCTCCCAAGGGTAAACTACCATATGTTATTCATCAAGGACAAAAGATTCCCGACTCAAGCCACATTATTGAATATCTCACTTCACATTTTTCCATAACTCTCAATGATCATTTAAATCAAGAACAATTAGCCATTGGTCATGCAGTTAAGATCATGCTTGAAGAACGCTTGAGATGGTGTATTGTCTACAGTCGTTGGTTAGATAAACGCTATTCACCTTCTTTTCAACATATTTTTCTTGATTTACTCCCTTTTCCTCTTAGAATCATATTTCCTCTATTAGCAACAAAAAGCAAAAAACGCATTACTACTACACTTAATTCCAATGGAATTGGTAAATTTACCCCTGAGGAAATTTATGCATTTGGGAACAAAGATATCGATGCGGTAGCAACTATTGTGGGGAATCAACCTTATCTGTTGGGCGAACAACCATCCTCTTATGACGCGATCGCCTATTCTTTTTTAGCCAACCTAATTGATGTACCTATTGAATGTCCCCTCAATACCTTTGCTCGCGATCGCGAAACCTTACGTAACTATTGCCAAAGAATGAAAAGTAATTACTTTAGCGATTTATAG